A part of Saimiri boliviensis isolate mSaiBol1 chromosome 11, mSaiBol1.pri, whole genome shotgun sequence genomic DNA contains:
- the PHACTR4 gene encoding phosphatase and actin regulator 4 isoform X1: MEDPFDFSREPWNKEADQPATEPGMVMDSVEAGDTTPPTKRKSKFSGFGKIFKPWKWRKKKSSDKFKETSEVLERKISMRKPREELVKRGVLLEDPEQGDEDPGKPSHAMLKNGHTTPIGSARSSSPVQVEEEPVRLASLRKPIPEEDLKKRLGSTGSQPNSEAESIPENVPKQPLLPPKRPLSASHEANEGQAKDSTSSGSTARFIISTSITTAPTATTAATSLAKTVNLSATPSPAPRTLPAAPASTNTTATPSLTHMIPAKQPPIPPPKPAHRNSNPVIAELSQAINSGTLLSKPSPPLPPKRGIPSTSVPTLESAAAITTKTPSDQREKSMCSVGSEPLPVIPPCSPSPPLPTHIPPEPPRTPPFPASTFQVVPEIEFPPSLDLPQEILQQEDQKKEVPKRILDQNFGEPHLPSRLPPLPLHIRIQQALTSPLPMTPPLEGSHRAHSLLFENSDSFSEDSSTLGRTRSLPITIEMLKVPDDEEEEEQTCPSTFSEDMTSTSVIPKLPRCLQEEEEKESDSDSEGPIQYRDEEDEDESHQSALANKVKRKDTLAMKLNHRPSEPELNLNSWPCKSKEEWNEIRHQIGNTLIRRLSQRPTPEELEQRNILQPKNEADRQAEKREIKRRLTRKLSQRPTVAELLARKILRFNEYVEVTDAQDYDRRADKPWTKLTPADKAAIRKELNEFKSSEMEVHEESKHFTRYHRP, from the exons aCTTCTCCAGAGAACCTTGGAACA AGGAAGCAGACCAGCCCGCTacagagccaggcatggtcatgGACAGTGTGGAAGCAGGAGATACAACACCTCCTACCAAAAGGAAGAGCAAGTTCTCAGGCTTTGGCAAGATCTTCAAACCctggaaatggagaaaaaaaaaaagtagtgataaATTTAAAGAGACTTCAGAAG TTTTAGAACGGAAAATATCTATGCGAAAACCAAGAGAAGAGCTGGTTAAAAGAGGGGTTCTGTTGGAAGACCCTGAGCAAG GTGATGAGGATCCAGGAAAGCCAAGCCATGCCATGTTAAAGAATGGCCATACCACCCCCATAGGGAGTGCCAGATCATCTAGTCCAGTCCAAGTAGAGGAAGAGCCAGTAAGATTAGCAAGTCTTAGGAAACCTATTCCAGAAGAGGACTTAAAGAAACGGCTAG GCTCAACTGGAAGCCAGCCTAATTCTGAAGCAGAGTCTATTCCTGAGAATGTACCCAAACAGCCTTTACTTCCTCCCAAAAGACCCTTGTCCGCTTCTCATGAAGCAAATGAAGGGCAAGCAAAGGATTCTACTTCCTCTGGCAGCACGGCAAGGTTCATCATCTCCACTTCCATCACCACAGCACCCACTGCCACCACTGCTGCCACAAGCCTCGCAAAGACTGTTAATCTCTCTGCCACGCCTTCCCCAGCACCAAGGACTCTGCCTGCTGCTCCTGCCAGCACTAACACTACTGCTACCCCAAGCCTCACTCATATGATCCCTGCCAAGCAGCCCCCTATCCCTCCCCCTAAACCAGCTCACAGAAATAGCAACCCTGTCATTG CTGAACTGTCCCAAGCAATAAACAGTGGTACATTGTTATCAAAACCATCCCCACCATTACCACCCAAGAGAGGCATTCCATCCACCTCAGTACCCACCTTGGAGTCTGCTGCTGCCATCACCACCAAAACACCAAGTGATCAAAGAGAGAAAAGCATGTGTTCTGTGGGCTCTGAACCGCTGCCAGTGATCCCACCTTGCTCTCCATCCCCACCATTGCCTACTCATATACCTCCAGAGCCTCCACGCACCCCTCCATTTCCTGCTTCGACTTTTCAAGTTGTACCAGAAATTGAGTTTCCACCATCTTTAGATCTGCCCCAGGAGATTCTCCAGCAGGAAGATCAGAAAAAGGAAGTCCCCAAGAGGATATTGGACCAGAACTTTGGGGAGCCCCATTTACCCTCCAGGCTGCCTCCACTCCCACTGCATATTCGAATCCAGCAGGCCCTCACTAGCCCCCTTCCCATGACTCCTCCTCTGGAGGGCTCTCACAGAGCTCATTCCTTGCTCTTTGAAAACAGTGACAGCTTTTCTGAGGACAGCAGTACACTGGGTCGGACCAGGTCTCTTCCCATCACTATTGAAATGCTGAAAGT TCCAGAcgatgaagaagaggaggagcaaaCCTGTCCATCCACATTCAGTGAAGACATGACATCTACCTCAGTCATTCCTAAACTACCACGGTGTCtacaggaggaagaagagaaggagagtgACTCTGATTCAGAAGGTCCCATTCAGTACCGAGATGAAGAGGATGAAGATGAAAGTCATCAGA GTGctctggccaacaaagtgaagaggAAAGACACACTGGCAATGAAGTTGAACCACAGACCCAGTGAACCAGAGTTGAACCTGAATTCTTGGCCTTGTAAAAGCAAGGAAGAGTGGAATGAAATACGGCACCAGATTGGAAACACACTGATCCG gCGACTGAGTCAAAGACCAACACCAGAAGAACTAGAACAACGCAATATATTGCAAC CTAAAAATGAAGCTGATCGTCAGGCAGAAAAACGAGAGATTAAACGTCGGCTCACTAGAAAG CTCAGTCAAAGGCCAACTGTGGCTGAACTCCTTGCCAGGAAGATTCTGAGGTTTAATGAATATGTAGAGGTAACAGATGCTCAAGATTATGACCGGCGAGCTGACAAACCTTGGACCAAACTGACCCCTGCTGACAAG GCTGCCAtaagaaaagaattaaatgaatttaaaagctCTGAGATGGAGGTTCATgaagaaagcaaacattttaCACG
- the PHACTR4 gene encoding phosphatase and actin regulator 4 isoform X6, which produces MGQADVSRPVNPDAVDFSREPWNKEADQPATEPGMVMDSVEAGDTTPPTKRKSKFSGFGKIFKPWKWRKKKSSDKFKETSEVLERKISMRKPREELVKRGVLLEDPEQGDEDPGKPSHAMLKNGHTTPIGSARSSSPVQVEEEPVRLASLRKPIPEEDLKKRLGSTGSQPNSEAESIPENVPKQPLLPPKRPLSASHEANEGQAKDSTSSGSTARFIISTSITTAPTATTAATSLAKTVNLSATPSPAPRTLPAAPASTNTTATPSLTHMIPAKQPPIPPPKPAHRNSNPVIAELSQAINSGTLLSKPSPPLPPKRGIPSTSVPTLESAAAITTKTPSDQREKSMCSVGSEPLPVIPPCSPSPPLPTHIPPEPPRTPPFPASTFQVVPEIEFPPSLDLPQEILQQEDQKKEVPKRILDQNFGEPHLPSRLPPLPLHIRIQQALTSPLPMTPPLEGSHRAHSLLFENSDSFSEDSSTLGRTRSLPITIEMLKVPDDEEEEEQTCPSTFSEDMTSTSVIPKLPRCLQEEEEKESDSDSEGPIQYRDEEDEDESHQSALANKVKRKDTLAMKLNHRPSEPELNLNSWPCKSKEEWNEIRHQIGNTLIRRLSQRPTPEELEQRNILQPKNEADRQAEKREIKRRLTRKLSQRPTVAELLARKILRFNEYVEVTDAQDYDRRADKPWTKLTPADKAAIRKELNEFKSSEMEVHEESKHFTRYHRP; this is translated from the exons aCTTCTCCAGAGAACCTTGGAACA AGGAAGCAGACCAGCCCGCTacagagccaggcatggtcatgGACAGTGTGGAAGCAGGAGATACAACACCTCCTACCAAAAGGAAGAGCAAGTTCTCAGGCTTTGGCAAGATCTTCAAACCctggaaatggagaaaaaaaaaaagtagtgataaATTTAAAGAGACTTCAGAAG TTTTAGAACGGAAAATATCTATGCGAAAACCAAGAGAAGAGCTGGTTAAAAGAGGGGTTCTGTTGGAAGACCCTGAGCAAG GTGATGAGGATCCAGGAAAGCCAAGCCATGCCATGTTAAAGAATGGCCATACCACCCCCATAGGGAGTGCCAGATCATCTAGTCCAGTCCAAGTAGAGGAAGAGCCAGTAAGATTAGCAAGTCTTAGGAAACCTATTCCAGAAGAGGACTTAAAGAAACGGCTAG GCTCAACTGGAAGCCAGCCTAATTCTGAAGCAGAGTCTATTCCTGAGAATGTACCCAAACAGCCTTTACTTCCTCCCAAAAGACCCTTGTCCGCTTCTCATGAAGCAAATGAAGGGCAAGCAAAGGATTCTACTTCCTCTGGCAGCACGGCAAGGTTCATCATCTCCACTTCCATCACCACAGCACCCACTGCCACCACTGCTGCCACAAGCCTCGCAAAGACTGTTAATCTCTCTGCCACGCCTTCCCCAGCACCAAGGACTCTGCCTGCTGCTCCTGCCAGCACTAACACTACTGCTACCCCAAGCCTCACTCATATGATCCCTGCCAAGCAGCCCCCTATCCCTCCCCCTAAACCAGCTCACAGAAATAGCAACCCTGTCATTG CTGAACTGTCCCAAGCAATAAACAGTGGTACATTGTTATCAAAACCATCCCCACCATTACCACCCAAGAGAGGCATTCCATCCACCTCAGTACCCACCTTGGAGTCTGCTGCTGCCATCACCACCAAAACACCAAGTGATCAAAGAGAGAAAAGCATGTGTTCTGTGGGCTCTGAACCGCTGCCAGTGATCCCACCTTGCTCTCCATCCCCACCATTGCCTACTCATATACCTCCAGAGCCTCCACGCACCCCTCCATTTCCTGCTTCGACTTTTCAAGTTGTACCAGAAATTGAGTTTCCACCATCTTTAGATCTGCCCCAGGAGATTCTCCAGCAGGAAGATCAGAAAAAGGAAGTCCCCAAGAGGATATTGGACCAGAACTTTGGGGAGCCCCATTTACCCTCCAGGCTGCCTCCACTCCCACTGCATATTCGAATCCAGCAGGCCCTCACTAGCCCCCTTCCCATGACTCCTCCTCTGGAGGGCTCTCACAGAGCTCATTCCTTGCTCTTTGAAAACAGTGACAGCTTTTCTGAGGACAGCAGTACACTGGGTCGGACCAGGTCTCTTCCCATCACTATTGAAATGCTGAAAGT TCCAGAcgatgaagaagaggaggagcaaaCCTGTCCATCCACATTCAGTGAAGACATGACATCTACCTCAGTCATTCCTAAACTACCACGGTGTCtacaggaggaagaagagaaggagagtgACTCTGATTCAGAAGGTCCCATTCAGTACCGAGATGAAGAGGATGAAGATGAAAGTCATCAGA GTGctctggccaacaaagtgaagaggAAAGACACACTGGCAATGAAGTTGAACCACAGACCCAGTGAACCAGAGTTGAACCTGAATTCTTGGCCTTGTAAAAGCAAGGAAGAGTGGAATGAAATACGGCACCAGATTGGAAACACACTGATCCG gCGACTGAGTCAAAGACCAACACCAGAAGAACTAGAACAACGCAATATATTGCAAC CTAAAAATGAAGCTGATCGTCAGGCAGAAAAACGAGAGATTAAACGTCGGCTCACTAGAAAG CTCAGTCAAAGGCCAACTGTGGCTGAACTCCTTGCCAGGAAGATTCTGAGGTTTAATGAATATGTAGAGGTAACAGATGCTCAAGATTATGACCGGCGAGCTGACAAACCTTGGACCAAACTGACCCCTGCTGACAAG GCTGCCAtaagaaaagaattaaatgaatttaaaagctCTGAGATGGAGGTTCATgaagaaagcaaacattttaCACG
- the PHACTR4 gene encoding phosphatase and actin regulator 4 isoform X3: protein MKQSTLKRKHEEIKEAISHHPKLVNSGMEDPFDFSREPWNKEADQPATEPGMVMDSVEAGDTTPPTKRKSKFSGFGKIFKPWKWRKKKSSDKFKETSEVLERKISMRKPREELVKRGVLLEDPEQGDEDPGKPSHAMLKNGHTTPIGSARSSSPVQVEEEPVRLASLRKPIPEEDLKKRLGSTGSQPNSEAESIPENVPKQPLLPPKRPLSASHEANEGQAKDSTSSGSTARFIISTSITTAPTATTAATSLAKTVNLSATPSPAPRTLPAAPASTNTTATPSLTHMIPAKQPPIPPPKPAHRNSNPVIAELSQAINSGTLLSKPSPPLPPKRGIPSTSVPTLESAAAITTKTPSDQREKSMCSVGSEPLPVIPPCSPSPPLPTHIPPEPPRTPPFPASTFQVVPEIEFPPSLDLPQEILQQEDQKKEVPKRILDQNFGEPHLPSRLPPLPLHIRIQQALTSPLPMTPPLEGSHRAHSLLFENSDSFSEDSSTLGRTRSLPITIEMLKVPDDEEEEEQTCPSTFSEDMTSTSVIPKLPRCLQEEEEKESDSDSEGPIQYRDEEDEDESHQSALANKVKRKDTLAMKLNHRPSEPELNLNSWPCKSKEEWNEIRHQIGNTLIRRLSQRPTPEELEQRNILQPKNEADRQAEKREIKRRLTRKLSQRPTVAELLARKILRFNEYVEVTDAQDYDRRADKPWTKLTPADKAAIRKELNEFKSSEMEVHEESKHFTRYHRP, encoded by the exons aCTTCTCCAGAGAACCTTGGAACA AGGAAGCAGACCAGCCCGCTacagagccaggcatggtcatgGACAGTGTGGAAGCAGGAGATACAACACCTCCTACCAAAAGGAAGAGCAAGTTCTCAGGCTTTGGCAAGATCTTCAAACCctggaaatggagaaaaaaaaaaagtagtgataaATTTAAAGAGACTTCAGAAG TTTTAGAACGGAAAATATCTATGCGAAAACCAAGAGAAGAGCTGGTTAAAAGAGGGGTTCTGTTGGAAGACCCTGAGCAAG GTGATGAGGATCCAGGAAAGCCAAGCCATGCCATGTTAAAGAATGGCCATACCACCCCCATAGGGAGTGCCAGATCATCTAGTCCAGTCCAAGTAGAGGAAGAGCCAGTAAGATTAGCAAGTCTTAGGAAACCTATTCCAGAAGAGGACTTAAAGAAACGGCTAG GCTCAACTGGAAGCCAGCCTAATTCTGAAGCAGAGTCTATTCCTGAGAATGTACCCAAACAGCCTTTACTTCCTCCCAAAAGACCCTTGTCCGCTTCTCATGAAGCAAATGAAGGGCAAGCAAAGGATTCTACTTCCTCTGGCAGCACGGCAAGGTTCATCATCTCCACTTCCATCACCACAGCACCCACTGCCACCACTGCTGCCACAAGCCTCGCAAAGACTGTTAATCTCTCTGCCACGCCTTCCCCAGCACCAAGGACTCTGCCTGCTGCTCCTGCCAGCACTAACACTACTGCTACCCCAAGCCTCACTCATATGATCCCTGCCAAGCAGCCCCCTATCCCTCCCCCTAAACCAGCTCACAGAAATAGCAACCCTGTCATTG CTGAACTGTCCCAAGCAATAAACAGTGGTACATTGTTATCAAAACCATCCCCACCATTACCACCCAAGAGAGGCATTCCATCCACCTCAGTACCCACCTTGGAGTCTGCTGCTGCCATCACCACCAAAACACCAAGTGATCAAAGAGAGAAAAGCATGTGTTCTGTGGGCTCTGAACCGCTGCCAGTGATCCCACCTTGCTCTCCATCCCCACCATTGCCTACTCATATACCTCCAGAGCCTCCACGCACCCCTCCATTTCCTGCTTCGACTTTTCAAGTTGTACCAGAAATTGAGTTTCCACCATCTTTAGATCTGCCCCAGGAGATTCTCCAGCAGGAAGATCAGAAAAAGGAAGTCCCCAAGAGGATATTGGACCAGAACTTTGGGGAGCCCCATTTACCCTCCAGGCTGCCTCCACTCCCACTGCATATTCGAATCCAGCAGGCCCTCACTAGCCCCCTTCCCATGACTCCTCCTCTGGAGGGCTCTCACAGAGCTCATTCCTTGCTCTTTGAAAACAGTGACAGCTTTTCTGAGGACAGCAGTACACTGGGTCGGACCAGGTCTCTTCCCATCACTATTGAAATGCTGAAAGT TCCAGAcgatgaagaagaggaggagcaaaCCTGTCCATCCACATTCAGTGAAGACATGACATCTACCTCAGTCATTCCTAAACTACCACGGTGTCtacaggaggaagaagagaaggagagtgACTCTGATTCAGAAGGTCCCATTCAGTACCGAGATGAAGAGGATGAAGATGAAAGTCATCAGA GTGctctggccaacaaagtgaagaggAAAGACACACTGGCAATGAAGTTGAACCACAGACCCAGTGAACCAGAGTTGAACCTGAATTCTTGGCCTTGTAAAAGCAAGGAAGAGTGGAATGAAATACGGCACCAGATTGGAAACACACTGATCCG gCGACTGAGTCAAAGACCAACACCAGAAGAACTAGAACAACGCAATATATTGCAAC CTAAAAATGAAGCTGATCGTCAGGCAGAAAAACGAGAGATTAAACGTCGGCTCACTAGAAAG CTCAGTCAAAGGCCAACTGTGGCTGAACTCCTTGCCAGGAAGATTCTGAGGTTTAATGAATATGTAGAGGTAACAGATGCTCAAGATTATGACCGGCGAGCTGACAAACCTTGGACCAAACTGACCCCTGCTGACAAG GCTGCCAtaagaaaagaattaaatgaatttaaaagctCTGAGATGGAGGTTCATgaagaaagcaaacattttaCACG
- the PHACTR4 gene encoding phosphatase and actin regulator 4 isoform X4, translating to MAVLSKAQRVKQYLTTLNWLIVAWKIHLTSPENLGTVEEADQPATEPGMVMDSVEAGDTTPPTKRKSKFSGFGKIFKPWKWRKKKSSDKFKETSEVLERKISMRKPREELVKRGVLLEDPEQGDEDPGKPSHAMLKNGHTTPIGSARSSSPVQVEEEPVRLASLRKPIPEEDLKKRLGSTGSQPNSEAESIPENVPKQPLLPPKRPLSASHEANEGQAKDSTSSGSTARFIISTSITTAPTATTAATSLAKTVNLSATPSPAPRTLPAAPASTNTTATPSLTHMIPAKQPPIPPPKPAHRNSNPVIAELSQAINSGTLLSKPSPPLPPKRGIPSTSVPTLESAAAITTKTPSDQREKSMCSVGSEPLPVIPPCSPSPPLPTHIPPEPPRTPPFPASTFQVVPEIEFPPSLDLPQEILQQEDQKKEVPKRILDQNFGEPHLPSRLPPLPLHIRIQQALTSPLPMTPPLEGSHRAHSLLFENSDSFSEDSSTLGRTRSLPITIEMLKVPDDEEEEEQTCPSTFSEDMTSTSVIPKLPRCLQEEEEKESDSDSEGPIQYRDEEDEDESHQSALANKVKRKDTLAMKLNHRPSEPELNLNSWPCKSKEEWNEIRHQIGNTLIRRLSQRPTPEELEQRNILQPKNEADRQAEKREIKRRLTRKLSQRPTVAELLARKILRFNEYVEVTDAQDYDRRADKPWTKLTPADKAAIRKELNEFKSSEMEVHEESKHFTRYHRP from the exons aCTTCTCCAGAGAACCTTGGAACAGTAG AGGAAGCAGACCAGCCCGCTacagagccaggcatggtcatgGACAGTGTGGAAGCAGGAGATACAACACCTCCTACCAAAAGGAAGAGCAAGTTCTCAGGCTTTGGCAAGATCTTCAAACCctggaaatggagaaaaaaaaaaagtagtgataaATTTAAAGAGACTTCAGAAG TTTTAGAACGGAAAATATCTATGCGAAAACCAAGAGAAGAGCTGGTTAAAAGAGGGGTTCTGTTGGAAGACCCTGAGCAAG GTGATGAGGATCCAGGAAAGCCAAGCCATGCCATGTTAAAGAATGGCCATACCACCCCCATAGGGAGTGCCAGATCATCTAGTCCAGTCCAAGTAGAGGAAGAGCCAGTAAGATTAGCAAGTCTTAGGAAACCTATTCCAGAAGAGGACTTAAAGAAACGGCTAG GCTCAACTGGAAGCCAGCCTAATTCTGAAGCAGAGTCTATTCCTGAGAATGTACCCAAACAGCCTTTACTTCCTCCCAAAAGACCCTTGTCCGCTTCTCATGAAGCAAATGAAGGGCAAGCAAAGGATTCTACTTCCTCTGGCAGCACGGCAAGGTTCATCATCTCCACTTCCATCACCACAGCACCCACTGCCACCACTGCTGCCACAAGCCTCGCAAAGACTGTTAATCTCTCTGCCACGCCTTCCCCAGCACCAAGGACTCTGCCTGCTGCTCCTGCCAGCACTAACACTACTGCTACCCCAAGCCTCACTCATATGATCCCTGCCAAGCAGCCCCCTATCCCTCCCCCTAAACCAGCTCACAGAAATAGCAACCCTGTCATTG CTGAACTGTCCCAAGCAATAAACAGTGGTACATTGTTATCAAAACCATCCCCACCATTACCACCCAAGAGAGGCATTCCATCCACCTCAGTACCCACCTTGGAGTCTGCTGCTGCCATCACCACCAAAACACCAAGTGATCAAAGAGAGAAAAGCATGTGTTCTGTGGGCTCTGAACCGCTGCCAGTGATCCCACCTTGCTCTCCATCCCCACCATTGCCTACTCATATACCTCCAGAGCCTCCACGCACCCCTCCATTTCCTGCTTCGACTTTTCAAGTTGTACCAGAAATTGAGTTTCCACCATCTTTAGATCTGCCCCAGGAGATTCTCCAGCAGGAAGATCAGAAAAAGGAAGTCCCCAAGAGGATATTGGACCAGAACTTTGGGGAGCCCCATTTACCCTCCAGGCTGCCTCCACTCCCACTGCATATTCGAATCCAGCAGGCCCTCACTAGCCCCCTTCCCATGACTCCTCCTCTGGAGGGCTCTCACAGAGCTCATTCCTTGCTCTTTGAAAACAGTGACAGCTTTTCTGAGGACAGCAGTACACTGGGTCGGACCAGGTCTCTTCCCATCACTATTGAAATGCTGAAAGT TCCAGAcgatgaagaagaggaggagcaaaCCTGTCCATCCACATTCAGTGAAGACATGACATCTACCTCAGTCATTCCTAAACTACCACGGTGTCtacaggaggaagaagagaaggagagtgACTCTGATTCAGAAGGTCCCATTCAGTACCGAGATGAAGAGGATGAAGATGAAAGTCATCAGA GTGctctggccaacaaagtgaagaggAAAGACACACTGGCAATGAAGTTGAACCACAGACCCAGTGAACCAGAGTTGAACCTGAATTCTTGGCCTTGTAAAAGCAAGGAAGAGTGGAATGAAATACGGCACCAGATTGGAAACACACTGATCCG gCGACTGAGTCAAAGACCAACACCAGAAGAACTAGAACAACGCAATATATTGCAAC CTAAAAATGAAGCTGATCGTCAGGCAGAAAAACGAGAGATTAAACGTCGGCTCACTAGAAAG CTCAGTCAAAGGCCAACTGTGGCTGAACTCCTTGCCAGGAAGATTCTGAGGTTTAATGAATATGTAGAGGTAACAGATGCTCAAGATTATGACCGGCGAGCTGACAAACCTTGGACCAAACTGACCCCTGCTGACAAG GCTGCCAtaagaaaagaattaaatgaatttaaaagctCTGAGATGGAGGTTCATgaagaaagcaaacattttaCACG
- the PHACTR4 gene encoding phosphatase and actin regulator 4 isoform X7, producing MGQADVSRPVNPDAVEEADQPATEPGMVMDSVEAGDTTPPTKRKSKFSGFGKIFKPWKWRKKKSSDKFKETSEVLERKISMRKPREELVKRGVLLEDPEQGDEDPGKPSHAMLKNGHTTPIGSARSSSPVQVEEEPVRLASLRKPIPEEDLKKRLGSTGSQPNSEAESIPENVPKQPLLPPKRPLSASHEANEGQAKDSTSSGSTARFIISTSITTAPTATTAATSLAKTVNLSATPSPAPRTLPAAPASTNTTATPSLTHMIPAKQPPIPPPKPAHRNSNPVIAELSQAINSGTLLSKPSPPLPPKRGIPSTSVPTLESAAAITTKTPSDQREKSMCSVGSEPLPVIPPCSPSPPLPTHIPPEPPRTPPFPASTFQVVPEIEFPPSLDLPQEILQQEDQKKEVPKRILDQNFGEPHLPSRLPPLPLHIRIQQALTSPLPMTPPLEGSHRAHSLLFENSDSFSEDSSTLGRTRSLPITIEMLKVPDDEEEEEQTCPSTFSEDMTSTSVIPKLPRCLQEEEEKESDSDSEGPIQYRDEEDEDESHQSALANKVKRKDTLAMKLNHRPSEPELNLNSWPCKSKEEWNEIRHQIGNTLIRRLSQRPTPEELEQRNILQPKNEADRQAEKREIKRRLTRKLSQRPTVAELLARKILRFNEYVEVTDAQDYDRRADKPWTKLTPADKAAIRKELNEFKSSEMEVHEESKHFTRYHRP from the exons AGGAAGCAGACCAGCCCGCTacagagccaggcatggtcatgGACAGTGTGGAAGCAGGAGATACAACACCTCCTACCAAAAGGAAGAGCAAGTTCTCAGGCTTTGGCAAGATCTTCAAACCctggaaatggagaaaaaaaaaaagtagtgataaATTTAAAGAGACTTCAGAAG TTTTAGAACGGAAAATATCTATGCGAAAACCAAGAGAAGAGCTGGTTAAAAGAGGGGTTCTGTTGGAAGACCCTGAGCAAG GTGATGAGGATCCAGGAAAGCCAAGCCATGCCATGTTAAAGAATGGCCATACCACCCCCATAGGGAGTGCCAGATCATCTAGTCCAGTCCAAGTAGAGGAAGAGCCAGTAAGATTAGCAAGTCTTAGGAAACCTATTCCAGAAGAGGACTTAAAGAAACGGCTAG GCTCAACTGGAAGCCAGCCTAATTCTGAAGCAGAGTCTATTCCTGAGAATGTACCCAAACAGCCTTTACTTCCTCCCAAAAGACCCTTGTCCGCTTCTCATGAAGCAAATGAAGGGCAAGCAAAGGATTCTACTTCCTCTGGCAGCACGGCAAGGTTCATCATCTCCACTTCCATCACCACAGCACCCACTGCCACCACTGCTGCCACAAGCCTCGCAAAGACTGTTAATCTCTCTGCCACGCCTTCCCCAGCACCAAGGACTCTGCCTGCTGCTCCTGCCAGCACTAACACTACTGCTACCCCAAGCCTCACTCATATGATCCCTGCCAAGCAGCCCCCTATCCCTCCCCCTAAACCAGCTCACAGAAATAGCAACCCTGTCATTG CTGAACTGTCCCAAGCAATAAACAGTGGTACATTGTTATCAAAACCATCCCCACCATTACCACCCAAGAGAGGCATTCCATCCACCTCAGTACCCACCTTGGAGTCTGCTGCTGCCATCACCACCAAAACACCAAGTGATCAAAGAGAGAAAAGCATGTGTTCTGTGGGCTCTGAACCGCTGCCAGTGATCCCACCTTGCTCTCCATCCCCACCATTGCCTACTCATATACCTCCAGAGCCTCCACGCACCCCTCCATTTCCTGCTTCGACTTTTCAAGTTGTACCAGAAATTGAGTTTCCACCATCTTTAGATCTGCCCCAGGAGATTCTCCAGCAGGAAGATCAGAAAAAGGAAGTCCCCAAGAGGATATTGGACCAGAACTTTGGGGAGCCCCATTTACCCTCCAGGCTGCCTCCACTCCCACTGCATATTCGAATCCAGCAGGCCCTCACTAGCCCCCTTCCCATGACTCCTCCTCTGGAGGGCTCTCACAGAGCTCATTCCTTGCTCTTTGAAAACAGTGACAGCTTTTCTGAGGACAGCAGTACACTGGGTCGGACCAGGTCTCTTCCCATCACTATTGAAATGCTGAAAGT TCCAGAcgatgaagaagaggaggagcaaaCCTGTCCATCCACATTCAGTGAAGACATGACATCTACCTCAGTCATTCCTAAACTACCACGGTGTCtacaggaggaagaagagaaggagagtgACTCTGATTCAGAAGGTCCCATTCAGTACCGAGATGAAGAGGATGAAGATGAAAGTCATCAGA GTGctctggccaacaaagtgaagaggAAAGACACACTGGCAATGAAGTTGAACCACAGACCCAGTGAACCAGAGTTGAACCTGAATTCTTGGCCTTGTAAAAGCAAGGAAGAGTGGAATGAAATACGGCACCAGATTGGAAACACACTGATCCG gCGACTGAGTCAAAGACCAACACCAGAAGAACTAGAACAACGCAATATATTGCAAC CTAAAAATGAAGCTGATCGTCAGGCAGAAAAACGAGAGATTAAACGTCGGCTCACTAGAAAG CTCAGTCAAAGGCCAACTGTGGCTGAACTCCTTGCCAGGAAGATTCTGAGGTTTAATGAATATGTAGAGGTAACAGATGCTCAAGATTATGACCGGCGAGCTGACAAACCTTGGACCAAACTGACCCCTGCTGACAAG GCTGCCAtaagaaaagaattaaatgaatttaaaagctCTGAGATGGAGGTTCATgaagaaagcaaacattttaCACG